A single region of the Marinobacter bohaiensis genome encodes:
- the cheY gene encoding chemotaxis response regulator CheY, with protein sequence MDKNMKILIVDDFSTMRRIIKNLLRDLGFTNTDEADDGNTALPMLKSGKYDFLVTDWNMPGMSGFELLQACRADDTLKDLPILMVTAEAKRDQIVAAAQAGVNGYVVKPFTAAVLKEKIEKIFERIQS encoded by the coding sequence TTGGACAAGAACATGAAAATTCTGATCGTGGATGATTTCTCCACGATGCGGCGCATCATCAAGAACCTGCTGCGCGACCTCGGTTTCACCAATACCGACGAGGCCGACGACGGCAACACAGCGCTGCCCATGCTCAAGAGCGGCAAGTACGACTTCCTCGTCACCGACTGGAACATGCCGGGCATGTCCGGCTTCGAGCTGTTGCAGGCCTGTCGTGCCGACGACACGCTCAAGGACCTGCCCATCCTGATGGTCACGGCCGAAGCCAAGCGCGACCAGATCGTGGCCGCCGCCCAGGCCGGCGTCAATGGCTACGTGGTGAAACCGTTCACGGCAGCGGTCCTCAAGGAAAAGATTGAGAAGATCTTCGAACGCATCCAGTCCTGA
- a CDS encoding RNA polymerase sigma factor FliA: protein MTLAKGLGIYQQSSERSAARQLVEDHAPLVKKIALHMMARLPASVQLEDLMQAGMIGLLEAAQKYEANKGASFETYAGIRIRGAIVDEIRRGDWVPRSVHRNTRRIAQAIKAVEARTGEEARDADVAAELEMTLNEYHACLADSSGGRLFSLDELNESGEVPIDNEDAVSDAPYAELSEAGFRHSLAQAIDGLPEREKLVLSLYYQEELNLKEIGAVIGVSESRVSQIHSQAALRLKARLSDWQPG from the coding sequence ATGACGTTGGCAAAAGGCCTTGGAATCTACCAACAAAGCAGTGAGCGGAGTGCGGCCCGGCAACTGGTCGAGGATCACGCGCCGCTGGTGAAGAAGATCGCGCTGCACATGATGGCGCGGCTGCCCGCCTCTGTGCAGTTGGAAGACCTGATGCAGGCCGGCATGATCGGCCTGCTGGAGGCCGCGCAAAAATACGAAGCCAATAAAGGCGCTTCCTTCGAAACCTACGCCGGTATCCGTATCCGTGGCGCGATCGTTGACGAGATCCGCCGGGGTGACTGGGTGCCGCGCTCCGTCCATCGCAACACCCGTCGCATCGCGCAGGCCATCAAGGCCGTCGAGGCCCGTACCGGCGAGGAAGCCAGGGATGCGGACGTCGCCGCCGAGCTGGAAATGACGCTCAACGAATACCACGCCTGCCTCGCCGACTCGAGCGGCGGACGACTTTTTAGCCTCGATGAGCTAAATGAATCCGGCGAGGTGCCGATAGACAATGAAGATGCGGTATCTGACGCCCCCTATGCGGAGTTGTCCGAAGCCGGTTTTCGGCACAGTCTGGCTCAGGCCATTGACGGGCTGCCGGAGCGCGAAAAGCTGGTCCTGAGTCTGTATTACCAGGAAGAGCTTAACCTCAAGGAAATCGGCGCGGTCATCGGCGTCAGCGAGAGTCGCGTCAGCCAGATCCACAGTCAGGCGGCACTGCGTCTGAAAGCGCGCCTGAGCGACTGGCAACCGGGCTGA
- a CDS encoding MinD/ParA family protein, translating to MSRPNPVQVIAVSGGKGGVGKSNVSVNLAIALAQMGRRVVVLDADLGLANIDVLLGITAQHNLSDVLNGQCDLRDVLVDGPGGIKIVPASSGTQRMTQLTPMEHAGLINAFSELGDQIDVLIVDTAAGISESVVSFLRASQELLLVVCDEPTSITDAYALIKLMNRDYGTNRFRILANQVRNDQEGKHLFGKLTRVTERFLDVALQYEGIVPFDEAVKKAVQRQRAVLEAYPRAKASLAINALAQKVDNWPLPSSPRGHLEFFVERLVDA from the coding sequence ATGAGTAGACCAAACCCGGTTCAGGTGATCGCCGTATCCGGCGGCAAAGGTGGCGTTGGCAAGAGCAACGTTTCGGTCAATCTGGCCATTGCCCTGGCTCAGATGGGGCGTCGTGTGGTGGTCCTGGACGCTGATCTGGGACTGGCCAACATCGACGTGCTGCTGGGCATCACCGCCCAGCACAACCTGTCCGACGTGCTGAACGGTCAGTGCGACCTGCGCGACGTCCTGGTGGACGGGCCGGGCGGCATCAAGATCGTTCCGGCGTCCTCCGGCACCCAGCGCATGACTCAACTGACGCCGATGGAACACGCCGGACTGATCAACGCGTTCAGCGAACTGGGCGACCAGATCGACGTGCTCATCGTGGACACCGCCGCCGGCATCTCCGAATCCGTGGTCAGCTTCCTGCGAGCGTCCCAGGAGCTGCTGCTGGTGGTCTGCGACGAGCCCACCTCCATCACTGACGCCTACGCCCTGATCAAGCTGATGAACCGTGATTACGGCACTAACCGTTTCCGCATCCTGGCCAACCAGGTACGCAACGACCAGGAAGGCAAGCACCTGTTCGGCAAGTTGACCCGGGTGACCGAGAGATTCCTGGATGTTGCACTACAATATGAGGGCATCGTCCCGTTCGACGAGGCGGTCAAGAAAGCGGTACAACGTCAGCGTGCAGTGCTCGAAGCCTATCCCCGCGCCAAGGCGTCGCTGGCCATCAATGCCCTGGCCCAGAAAGTCGACAACTGGCCATTGCCGTCGTCGCCGCGGGGGCACCTGGAATTTTTCGTAGAGCGTCTGGTTGACGCCTGA
- the flhF gene encoding flagellar biosynthesis protein FlhF: protein MKVKRFFAPTMAEALKMVRLEMGEDAVILSNRRVDGGVEIVTALDYDENLARQRLGNAAVDATNGARLAEMQAEQHRRLEEELGRSRDRIREIREKRQPREPDVFAEVAENAEPQSEAPDTTQAALEAMRAEIHSLRDMVNERRERTPGKAQPAEPAVASQQRLAERLEEFGLSSQLAGSLARNQGHCRLEEGWKKALRTLAAGVRTQDKEIVEQGGIVALVGPTGSGKTTTIGKMAARYVLEHGPDSLALVTTDRYRVAAHEQLFVFGRILNVPVRVVDESHSLDRILDDLSDKRLVLIDTAGLTHADRGHQEQLEELASSDHPVKPYLVLSATSQPRIMKSTWHCYKMANPAGCIMTKLDEALTLGEVLGFAMETGLRVAYYTDGQRIPEDIHPAQSAPLVRLGVERLRQMRETSMVAAGA from the coding sequence ATGAAGGTAAAACGGTTTTTTGCGCCAACCATGGCCGAAGCGCTGAAGATGGTTCGCCTGGAAATGGGCGAGGACGCGGTCATCCTGTCCAACCGACGGGTGGATGGCGGTGTCGAAATCGTGACGGCCCTTGATTATGACGAGAATCTGGCGCGCCAGCGTCTGGGCAACGCCGCGGTGGATGCCACCAACGGTGCGCGCCTGGCCGAAATGCAGGCGGAACAGCATCGCCGCCTGGAGGAAGAACTCGGCCGTTCCCGCGACCGCATTCGTGAAATCCGCGAAAAGCGCCAGCCGCGCGAGCCGGACGTATTCGCCGAGGTAGCGGAAAATGCCGAGCCCCAGAGCGAGGCGCCGGATACCACGCAGGCGGCTCTGGAAGCCATGCGTGCCGAAATTCATTCGCTGCGGGACATGGTCAACGAGCGTCGTGAGCGGACTCCAGGCAAAGCCCAGCCCGCGGAACCGGCCGTCGCCAGCCAGCAGCGTCTGGCGGAGCGCCTGGAGGAGTTTGGTCTGTCCAGCCAGCTGGCCGGATCACTGGCCCGTAACCAGGGCCACTGCCGCCTTGAAGAAGGCTGGAAGAAGGCGCTGCGGACCCTCGCCGCGGGGGTTCGGACCCAGGATAAAGAGATTGTCGAACAGGGCGGTATCGTCGCGCTGGTCGGCCCCACCGGCTCCGGCAAGACCACGACCATCGGCAAGATGGCGGCGCGCTATGTGCTTGAGCATGGTCCGGATTCCCTGGCGCTGGTCACCACCGACCGCTACCGGGTGGCGGCCCATGAGCAGCTGTTCGTCTTCGGCCGCATCCTCAATGTGCCGGTACGCGTGGTCGACGAGAGCCATTCCCTCGACCGGATTCTGGACGACCTGTCCGACAAGCGTCTGGTGCTGATCGACACCGCGGGCCTGACCCACGCCGATCGCGGCCACCAGGAGCAGCTGGAAGAGCTGGCGTCGAGCGATCACCCGGTCAAGCCCTACCTCGTGTTGTCGGCCACCAGTCAGCCGCGGATCATGAAATCCACGTGGCATTGCTATAAGATGGCGAATCCTGCCGGGTGTATCATGACCAAGCTGGATGAAGCCCTGACGCTCGGCGAGGTACTCGGGTTCGCCATGGAAACCGGACTTCGGGTGGCCTACTACACCGATGGCCAGCGCATTCCCGAAGATATCCATCCCGCGCAGTCCGCACCGCTGGTCCGCCTGGGTGTGGAACGCCTGCGCCAGATGCGGGAGACGTCCATGGTCGCAGCGGGTGCCTGA
- the flhA gene encoding flagellar biosynthesis protein FlhA: MDRALVLNNVKSLTNGNLGIPILLMALLGMMILPMPVFLLDVLFTFNITLSIVILLVCVYALRPMEFAAFPTVLLVATLLRLALNVASTRIVLLNGHEGGDAAGKVIESFGAVLIGGNYAVGLVVFAILVIINFMVVTKGAGRVSEVSARFTLDAMPGKQMAIDADLNAGLINQDEAKARRSEIAQEADFYGSMDGASKFVKGDAIAGLLILFINIAGGVVIGMLQHALSFGDAMRSYALLTIGDGLVAQIPSLLLSTSAAIMVTRVTSSQDMGQQILSQMFTAPRVLAIAAAILIILGIIPGMPHVAFIGLGLIAGAGAYYIWKRQQQAVEEDDSVFPARGGGVPRTAQPAGPQGGEGGGQGQALPGPAESKELGWDDVSTVDIVGLEVGYRLIPLVDKSQGGQLLTRIKGVRKKLSQDLGFLMPSVHIRDNLDLMPNVYRITLMGVTIAEAEIHPDRELAIDPGQVFGKIEGIEGKDPAFGLDASWIEPDKKDQAQTLGYTVVDASTVVATHLNQILQKHAHELLGHEEVQKWLEQLEKVSPKLAEELVPNTVSISLLLKVLQSLLQEEVPIRDMRSIAEAIVNVQPKTQDARVLTTAARQSLRRMIVQSICGGDHEIPVITLDPELEQMLLKSMQQSQQSGGQDDIGLVLEPNMVERLQRSLRDAAQRQEMMGKPAILLVSGPLRPVMARFVSYGVERLHVLSYQEVPDNKQITIVASVGQQ; the protein is encoded by the coding sequence GTGGACAGAGCGCTGGTCCTGAATAACGTCAAATCCCTGACAAACGGCAATCTCGGGATCCCGATCCTGCTGATGGCGCTGCTGGGCATGATGATACTGCCCATGCCGGTGTTCCTGCTGGACGTGCTGTTTACGTTCAACATCACCCTGTCCATCGTCATCCTGCTGGTGTGTGTCTACGCGCTGCGGCCGATGGAGTTCGCCGCCTTCCCGACGGTGCTGCTGGTGGCCACGCTGCTGCGCCTGGCGCTGAACGTGGCCTCGACCCGGATCGTCCTGCTCAACGGTCACGAAGGCGGCGACGCCGCCGGTAAGGTGATCGAATCGTTCGGCGCGGTGCTGATCGGTGGTAACTACGCCGTCGGCCTGGTGGTCTTCGCCATCCTGGTGATCATCAACTTCATGGTCGTGACCAAAGGTGCCGGCCGGGTGTCGGAAGTCAGCGCCCGCTTCACCCTGGATGCCATGCCCGGCAAGCAGATGGCGATCGACGCGGACCTCAACGCCGGCCTGATCAACCAGGACGAAGCCAAGGCCCGCCGCTCCGAGATTGCCCAGGAAGCCGACTTCTACGGCTCCATGGACGGTGCCAGCAAATTCGTGAAGGGCGATGCCATCGCCGGCCTGCTGATCCTGTTCATCAACATCGCCGGCGGCGTGGTCATCGGCATGCTGCAGCACGCCCTGTCCTTCGGCGATGCCATGCGCAGCTACGCGTTGCTGACCATCGGTGACGGCCTGGTCGCCCAGATCCCGTCGCTGCTGCTGTCCACCTCCGCCGCCATTATGGTGACGCGGGTGACCTCCAGCCAGGACATGGGCCAGCAGATCCTGTCGCAGATGTTCACCGCGCCGCGGGTGTTGGCGATTGCCGCCGCGATCCTGATCATCCTGGGCATCATCCCCGGCATGCCGCACGTGGCGTTTATCGGGCTGGGCCTGATTGCCGGTGCGGGTGCCTACTACATCTGGAAACGCCAGCAGCAGGCGGTTGAGGAAGACGACAGCGTCTTCCCGGCGCGGGGTGGTGGCGTTCCTCGCACCGCGCAGCCGGCCGGTCCGCAGGGTGGTGAAGGCGGCGGTCAGGGGCAGGCGCTGCCGGGGCCGGCGGAATCCAAAGAGTTGGGTTGGGACGACGTGTCCACCGTCGACATCGTCGGCCTGGAAGTGGGCTACCGCCTGATTCCGCTGGTGGACAAGTCCCAGGGCGGGCAACTGCTGACCCGGATCAAGGGCGTGCGCAAGAAGCTGTCCCAGGATCTCGGTTTCCTGATGCCGTCGGTCCATATCCGCGACAACCTGGACCTAATGCCCAATGTGTACCGCATCACCCTGATGGGCGTGACCATCGCCGAGGCGGAGATCCATCCGGACCGGGAGCTGGCCATCGACCCGGGGCAGGTGTTCGGCAAGATCGAGGGTATCGAGGGCAAAGACCCGGCGTTTGGCCTGGATGCCAGCTGGATCGAGCCCGACAAGAAGGATCAGGCCCAGACCCTCGGCTATACCGTCGTCGATGCCAGTACCGTGGTGGCCACCCACCTCAACCAGATCCTGCAGAAGCACGCCCACGAGCTGCTGGGGCACGAAGAGGTCCAGAAGTGGCTGGAACAGCTGGAGAAGGTTTCGCCCAAGCTGGCCGAGGAGTTGGTGCCCAACACCGTCTCCATCAGTCTGCTGCTGAAAGTCCTGCAGAGCCTGCTCCAGGAAGAGGTGCCGATCCGCGACATGCGCTCGATCGCCGAGGCCATCGTCAACGTCCAGCCCAAAACCCAGGACGCTCGCGTGCTGACCACGGCGGCCCGGCAATCGCTGCGGCGAATGATCGTCCAGAGCATCTGCGGCGGCGATCACGAAATCCCGGTGATCACCCTGGATCCGGAGTTGGAACAGATGTTGCTAAAGTCCATGCAGCAGAGTCAACAATCCGGCGGTCAGGACGATATCGGCCTGGTGCTCGAACCCAACATGGTCGAGCGACTGCAGCGTTCCCTGCGCGACGCCGCCCAGCGTCAGGAGATGATGGGCAAACCGGCGATCCTGCTGGTGTCCGGGCCGTTGAGGCCGGTCATGGCCCGTTTTGTCAGCTATGGCGTAGAGCGCTTGCACGTCCTGTCCTATCAGGAAGTGCCGGATAACAAACAGATCACGATTGTGGCATCGGTGGGCCAGCAGTAA
- the upp gene encoding uracil phosphoribosyltransferase, whose translation MPVLEVKHPLIRHKLGLMRRADISTKNFRELAQEVTALLTYEATQDFHLEKQTIEGWAGPVEVDRLSGKKVTIVPILRAGMGMLEGVLTLIPGARVSVVGQVRDEETLEASTYLEKLVGELDQRLAMIVDPMLATGGSLISTIDLLKKAGSTEIRALVLVAAPEGIEKVLEAHPDVSIYTASIDDRLNEKGYILPGLGDAGDKIFGTKQKDN comes from the coding sequence ATGCCCGTCCTTGAGGTAAAGCACCCCCTGATCCGCCATAAACTCGGCCTCATGCGCCGGGCGGACATCAGCACCAAGAACTTCCGTGAGCTGGCACAGGAGGTCACCGCCCTGCTGACCTACGAAGCCACCCAGGATTTCCATCTGGAAAAACAGACCATCGAAGGCTGGGCCGGCCCGGTCGAAGTGGATCGCCTCAGCGGCAAGAAAGTGACGATCGTCCCCATCCTGCGTGCCGGCATGGGCATGCTCGAAGGCGTCCTCACCCTGATCCCCGGCGCCCGCGTGAGCGTGGTCGGCCAGGTCCGCGACGAGGAAACCCTGGAAGCGAGCACCTACCTGGAGAAGCTGGTGGGCGAACTGGACCAGCGTCTGGCGATGATCGTCGACCCCATGCTGGCGACCGGCGGCTCGCTGATCTCCACCATCGACCTGCTCAAGAAAGCGGGCAGCACCGAGATTCGAGCCCTGGTTCTGGTGGCCGCGCCGGAAGGCATCGAGAAAGTGCTGGAGGCCCATCCGGACGTGTCCATCTACACCGCCTCGATCGACGATCGCCTCAACGAGAAAGGCTACATCCTGCCTGGCCTGGGCGATGCCGGCGACAAGATCTTCGGCACCAAGCAAAAGGATAACTGA
- a CDS encoding uracil-xanthine permease family protein yields MPATPNEPVWRQAVAGAQMLLVAFGALVLMPLITGMDPNVALFTAGVGTLMFQIITGGQIPIFLASSFAFIAPILSAKAKFGMEETLGGLAAAGLLYMLLSGVVKLRGTGFLNRLLPPVVIGPVIMVIGLGLAPTAVNMAMGKAGDGSAQLVPYDTAIWIAMISLVTTILFSVFGRGMFRLIPILFGVLVGYVLSAIVGIVDLTPIREAAWFGLPNFVTPEFSWGAILFMIPVAIAPAIEHIGDILAIGTVTRKDYLNKPGLHRTLLGDGVATSTAAFLGGPPNTTYSEVTGAVMLTRNFNPRVMIWAAIVAVVLAFIGKFGAALQTIPVPVMGGILCLLFGSIAVVGLNTLIRHQVDLAEARNLVIVGVTLVFGIGGMALGHIEGIALCGLVAIGLNLALPGSQAAWGASAASKGDTPAAE; encoded by the coding sequence ATGCCAGCTACCCCGAACGAACCGGTATGGCGCCAGGCCGTCGCCGGCGCACAGATGTTGCTGGTCGCCTTCGGCGCACTGGTACTGATGCCCCTGATCACGGGCATGGATCCGAACGTCGCGCTCTTCACGGCGGGCGTGGGCACGCTGATGTTCCAGATCATCACCGGCGGCCAGATCCCGATCTTCCTGGCCTCTTCCTTTGCCTTCATTGCCCCGATCCTGTCCGCCAAGGCCAAGTTCGGCATGGAGGAAACCCTGGGCGGCCTGGCCGCCGCCGGCCTCCTTTACATGCTCCTCAGTGGCGTGGTGAAGCTGCGCGGCACCGGTTTCCTCAACCGCCTGCTGCCGCCCGTGGTGATCGGCCCGGTGATCATGGTGATTGGTCTGGGCCTGGCGCCGACCGCGGTCAACATGGCCATGGGCAAGGCCGGCGACGGCAGCGCCCAGTTGGTGCCCTACGACACCGCCATCTGGATCGCCATGATTTCGCTGGTCACCACCATCCTGTTCTCGGTCTTTGGCCGCGGCATGTTCCGGCTGATCCCGATCCTGTTCGGCGTACTGGTCGGCTACGTGCTGTCGGCGATCGTCGGCATCGTCGACCTGACGCCGATACGGGAAGCGGCCTGGTTTGGGCTACCGAACTTCGTCACACCGGAATTCAGCTGGGGCGCCATCCTGTTCATGATCCCGGTGGCCATCGCCCCGGCCATCGAGCACATCGGCGACATCCTGGCCATCGGCACGGTGACCCGCAAGGACTACCTGAACAAGCCGGGCCTGCACCGCACTCTGCTGGGTGACGGTGTCGCCACCAGCACCGCGGCTTTCCTCGGCGGCCCGCCCAACACCACCTATTCCGAGGTGACCGGCGCGGTCATGCTGACCCGCAACTTCAACCCGCGGGTGATGATCTGGGCGGCCATCGTCGCCGTGGTCCTGGCCTTCATCGGCAAGTTCGGCGCCGCCCTGCAGACCATCCCGGTGCCAGTGATGGGCGGCATCCTGTGCCTGCTGTTCGGCTCCATCGCCGTGGTGGGGCTGAACACCCTGATCCGTCACCAGGTGGATCTGGCCGAAGCCCGCAACCTGGTCATCGTCGGCGTGACGCTGGTGTTCGGCATTGGCGGCATGGCCCTGGGCCACATCGAGGGCATCGCCCTGTGCGGTCTGGTCGCCATCGGCCTGAACCTGGCATTACCCGGCAGCCAGGCGGCCTGGGGCGCCTCGGCCGCATCCAAGGGCGATACTCCGGCGGCAGAATAA
- a CDS encoding class I SAM-dependent methyltransferase: MTRPLDSSGISFTALYTGAVWQHNGLSEDGLTPPAGHTLYNLMTPFEGLSRLVTGGNIRTFLLQRHLIIDQLIHDAIEHRGIGQVLEIACGLSPRGIRLRRRYPHLQVLETDLPAMATRKAAYLATHGFLGEHHQVRPIDIFADGGPLALERVIEDQFDAGRPLLVVTEGLTSYFSLDDISRFWRRLARCLAQRPGSAYLTETYLQPDGKLLGRGLDLLRGALGRMTRADVSFHFHDGASAARHLAGLGFDGVQAIDPEAYYGRLPIPESRGTPLVRVLDARS; encoded by the coding sequence ATGACACGCCCGCTCGACAGTTCCGGCATCAGTTTCACCGCCCTCTACACCGGCGCCGTCTGGCAGCACAACGGCCTCTCGGAAGACGGGCTCACCCCGCCCGCCGGCCATACCCTGTACAACCTCATGACGCCCTTCGAGGGCCTGAGCCGCCTGGTCACCGGCGGCAACATCCGCACGTTCCTGCTGCAACGCCACCTGATCATCGACCAGTTGATTCACGACGCCATCGAGCATCGTGGCATCGGCCAGGTACTGGAGATCGCCTGCGGCCTGTCACCTCGTGGTATCCGGCTGCGCCGGCGCTATCCTCACTTGCAGGTGCTGGAAACCGACCTGCCCGCCATGGCCACCCGCAAGGCGGCCTATCTCGCCACCCACGGTTTTCTGGGCGAGCATCACCAGGTCCGCCCCATCGATATCTTCGCCGACGGCGGCCCCCTGGCCCTGGAACGGGTGATCGAGGACCAGTTTGACGCGGGACGGCCGCTGCTGGTGGTCACCGAGGGTCTCACCAGCTATTTTTCCCTCGACGACATCAGCCGGTTCTGGCGTCGCCTGGCGCGCTGCCTGGCACAACGGCCGGGCTCGGCCTACCTGACGGAAACCTACCTGCAGCCGGATGGCAAACTACTCGGTCGCGGGCTAGATCTGCTGCGCGGTGCATTGGGTCGAATGACCCGGGCCGACGTGAGCTTTCACTTTCACGACGGTGCCTCGGCCGCCCGGCACCTGGCCGGGCTCGGCTTTGATGGTGTGCAGGCGATTGATCCGGAGGCTTACTACGGGCGGCTGCCGATTCCGGAAAGTCGGGGGACGCCACTGGTGCGGGTGCTGGATGCGAGGAGTTGA
- the flhB gene encoding flagellar biosynthesis protein FlhB, producing MAEENENSQEKTEEATPRRLEKAREEGQTARSRELATMAVLLAGASGLLMFGSSLGASLEGIMRHSFSFDRMSAFDTNQMAIILGAAAEDAAIALSPILLMLLVAAIAGPIGIGGLLFSGKAIAPKLSRMDPLKGLKRMFSMRSLIELVKAVAKVALVMVIAVVILDLRTEDLLSIAEEAPVPAMEHVVWTLGWSFFLLSCATIIIAAIDVPFQIYDHQKKLRMTKQEVKDEFKDTEGKPEVKSKIRQLQREMAQRRMMQDVPTADVVITNPTHYAVALKYDQKKMAAPIVVAKGADQVAFKIMEIAREHKVDVLRTPPLTRAVYHNTDVGGEIPHGLYVAIAQVLAYLFQLRRYRRGQGERPGMPDFPIPGDLRRDS from the coding sequence ATGGCTGAAGAAAACGAAAACAGTCAGGAAAAGACCGAAGAGGCCACCCCCCGAAGGCTTGAGAAGGCCCGGGAGGAGGGCCAGACCGCGCGCTCCCGTGAACTGGCGACCATGGCGGTGCTGTTGGCCGGCGCCAGCGGCCTGCTGATGTTCGGCTCCAGCCTCGGCGCCTCGCTGGAAGGCATCATGCGTCACAGTTTTTCGTTCGACCGCATGAGCGCCTTCGACACCAACCAGATGGCGATCATTCTGGGTGCGGCGGCCGAGGATGCCGCCATTGCGCTGTCGCCGATCCTGCTGATGCTGCTGGTGGCGGCGATCGCCGGGCCCATCGGCATCGGCGGTCTGCTGTTCAGCGGCAAGGCCATTGCCCCCAAGCTCAGTCGCATGGACCCGCTCAAGGGCCTCAAGCGCATGTTTTCCATGCGTTCACTGATCGAGCTGGTCAAGGCCGTCGCCAAGGTGGCGCTGGTGATGGTGATCGCGGTGGTGATCCTGGATTTGCGCACCGAGGACTTGCTGTCCATCGCCGAGGAAGCGCCGGTGCCGGCCATGGAGCATGTGGTCTGGACGCTGGGCTGGAGCTTTTTCCTGCTGTCCTGCGCCACCATCATCATCGCCGCCATCGACGTGCCCTTCCAGATCTATGACCACCAGAAAAAGCTGCGCATGACCAAGCAGGAGGTCAAGGACGAGTTCAAGGACACCGAAGGCAAGCCGGAAGTCAAAAGCAAGATTCGCCAGCTGCAGCGGGAAATGGCCCAGCGCCGCATGATGCAGGATGTGCCGACCGCCGACGTGGTCATCACCAACCCGACCCATTACGCGGTGGCGCTGAAGTACGACCAGAAAAAAATGGCGGCGCCGATTGTGGTCGCCAAGGGCGCGGACCAGGTGGCCTTCAAGATCATGGAAATCGCCCGCGAGCACAAGGTCGACGTGCTGCGCACCCCGCCGCTGACCCGGGCGGTCTATCACAACACCGATGTGGGCGGCGAAATCCCCCACGGGCTCTATGTGGCCATCGCCCAGGTGCTGGCCTACCTGTTCCAGTTGCGGCGCTATCGTCGCGGTCAGGGCGAGCGCCCGGGCATGCCGGACTTCCCGATTCCCGGCGATCTGCGGCGGGACAGCTAG
- the fliR gene encoding flagellar biosynthetic protein FliR: protein MALEIAADGIGQWVGQHLWPLFRIASFMMTIPFVGAGLVPARIRLGLALLMTILVVPLIGDVPRVDALSGDAVVITIHQVMIGAGLGFVLTALFQLFVIAGQMIAMQMGLGFASMVDPSNGVNVPVLSQIYTITVTLLFLAMNGHLVAFEIFLESFRTLPIGQGGLGPDAYWELAHRISWMFVSAMMLALPAVTAVLIVNISFGVMTRAAPQMNIFSLGFPIGLIFGLFAIWVLHGDFLPHFDQYTRETFEFMRSLERLP from the coding sequence ATGGCGCTGGAGATCGCGGCCGACGGCATCGGTCAATGGGTCGGGCAGCATCTCTGGCCGCTGTTCCGCATCGCCAGCTTCATGATGACCATCCCGTTCGTCGGCGCGGGCCTGGTGCCGGCGCGCATCCGCCTGGGGCTGGCGCTACTGATGACCATCCTGGTGGTGCCCCTGATTGGCGACGTGCCGCGGGTGGACGCGCTGTCGGGCGATGCCGTGGTGATTACTATCCATCAGGTGATGATCGGTGCCGGCCTGGGGTTCGTGCTCACCGCGCTGTTCCAGCTTTTCGTGATCGCCGGGCAGATGATCGCCATGCAGATGGGGCTGGGTTTCGCCTCCATGGTGGATCCGTCCAACGGCGTTAACGTACCGGTGCTGTCGCAGATCTACACCATTACCGTGACCCTGTTGTTCCTGGCCATGAACGGCCATCTGGTGGCCTTCGAGATCTTCCTCGAGAGTTTCCGTACGCTGCCCATCGGGCAGGGTGGTCTGGGCCCCGATGCATACTGGGAGCTGGCCCATCGCATCAGCTGGATGTTCGTTTCCGCCATGATGTTGGCGCTTCCGGCCGTGACGGCGGTGCTGATCGTCAACATTTCATTCGGCGTGATGACCCGCGCGGCGCCGCAGATGAACATCTTCTCCCTCGGTTTTCCGATTGGCCTGATTTTTGGATTGTTTGCGATCTGGGTGCTGCACGGCGATTTTCTGCCGCATTTCGACCAGTACACCCGGGAGACCTTTGAATTCATGCGCTCGCTGGAGCGTCTTCCCTGA
- the fliQ gene encoding flagellar biosynthesis protein FliQ, which yields MTPETVIDIMREALWMIVLLSAMIIGPGLVVGLIVSTFQAATQINEQTLSFLPRLLVTLITIIAFGPWMLTQLTDHAERLISNIPYLIG from the coding sequence ATGACGCCGGAAACCGTCATCGACATCATGCGTGAAGCCCTCTGGATGATCGTGCTGTTGTCCGCCATGATCATCGGGCCCGGCCTGGTGGTGGGGCTGATTGTCAGTACCTTCCAGGCGGCGACCCAGATCAACGAACAGACCTTGAGCTTCCTGCCGCGACTGCTGGTCACGCTGATTACGATCATCGCCTTCGGCCCCTGGATGCTGACGCAACTGACCGATCACGCGGAACGGCTGATTTCCAACATTCCCTACCTGATCGGTTGA